One genomic region from Mycobacterium basiliense encodes:
- a CDS encoding acyl-CoA dehydrogenase family protein codes for MNHPDTSETELEALAAKIALSAREMSAEIDRHRRLPDALVARLGDAGFLRATMPREVEALELAPGLALRCAEALARGDASAGWCVSIAITSALLVAYLPASSREEMFGGGQGVAAGVWAPRGTARSVDGGVVVSGWWPFCSGINHADMMFAGCFVDAAQVPSVVALPKADLQILDTWHTLGLRGTGSHDSVAEEVFVPAGRVFSVFDGPVIDRPLYRFPVFGFFALSIGAAALGNARAAVDDLVELAGSKKGLVSTRTLAERSATQAAVASAEAALGAARALYYETIDAAWRASHAGDVVPLAMRNQLRLAATHAVRTSADVVRSMYDLGGGSAIYDNSPLQRRFRDAFTATAHFQVNEASRELPGRILLHQPANASTL; via the coding sequence ATGAATCACCCGGACACCAGCGAGACCGAGCTTGAGGCCCTCGCCGCGAAAATCGCGCTGTCGGCTCGTGAGATGTCGGCGGAGATTGACCGCCACCGCAGACTCCCCGACGCGCTGGTCGCCCGGCTGGGCGACGCCGGGTTTTTGCGCGCCACCATGCCGCGCGAGGTCGAGGCCCTAGAGTTGGCCCCCGGTTTGGCATTGCGGTGCGCCGAAGCGCTCGCGCGCGGCGACGCATCGGCGGGCTGGTGCGTGTCGATCGCGATAACCAGCGCCCTGCTGGTCGCGTACCTGCCGGCGTCCAGCCGTGAGGAAATGTTCGGCGGCGGCCAAGGCGTCGCCGCGGGGGTGTGGGCGCCGCGCGGTACGGCGAGGTCGGTGGACGGCGGTGTGGTGGTGTCCGGTTGGTGGCCGTTCTGCAGCGGGATCAACCACGCCGACATGATGTTCGCGGGTTGCTTCGTCGACGCGGCCCAGGTGCCGTCCGTGGTCGCGCTGCCCAAGGCCGACCTGCAGATCCTCGACACCTGGCACACGCTGGGTCTGCGCGGCACCGGCAGCCACGACAGCGTCGCCGAGGAGGTGTTCGTGCCGGCCGGGCGGGTGTTTTCGGTGTTCGACGGACCGGTGATTGATCGACCGCTGTATCGCTTTCCGGTGTTCGGGTTCTTCGCGTTGTCGATCGGTGCCGCCGCATTGGGTAACGCGCGGGCCGCGGTCGACGACCTGGTCGAGCTGGCCGGCAGTAAGAAAGGCCTTGTCTCGACACGCACCTTGGCGGAACGCTCGGCGACCCAAGCGGCAGTGGCATCGGCCGAGGCGGCGCTGGGCGCGGCTCGGGCGCTGTACTACGAGACGATCGATGCGGCGTGGCGGGCCAGTCATGCCGGTGACGTGGTGCCACTGGCGATGCGCAACCAGCTACGCCTGGCGGCCACCCATGCGGTTCGGACCTCGGCGGATGTAGTGCGCAGCATGTACGACCTGGGCGGCGGCAGCGCCATCTACGACAATTCCCCGCTGCAGCGTCGGTTCCGTGACGCTTTCACAGCGACCGCCCATTTCCAGGTCAATGAGGCATCGCGCGAACTACCAGGCCGCATCCTGCTCCATCAGCCCGCCAACGCATCGACGCTGTGA
- a CDS encoding LLM class F420-dependent oxidoreductase, translating into MTGIEVALPFWLDRPDHEAIDVALAACDAGVDAVWIGEMATYDAFALATAVGLSAPALTLKIGPLAAAVRSPVALALGTRSVGSLTGCRVHLALGASSPVMVNGWHDRRWEHHVPVMRETIACLRTIFSGARADYSGRHVSSRGFRLRTALPDTRIAVGAFGPGMIRLAAQYADELVLNLATPARVAEVRDVLDAAAAVAGRAAPRLTVWVPVAVDAGVAAHRQLAAQISVYLSPPGYGEMFSALGFDDLVRQARTGATRRELAAVVPVELLDQVGALGTADHIAAKLSAYRQAGADCIAVVPSTAEDPGGRAALGAVTPPLG; encoded by the coding sequence GTGACCGGAATCGAAGTCGCTCTCCCGTTCTGGCTCGATCGGCCCGACCATGAGGCGATCGATGTTGCACTGGCGGCGTGCGACGCCGGCGTCGACGCGGTGTGGATCGGCGAAATGGCCACCTACGACGCGTTCGCCCTGGCGACCGCGGTCGGATTGAGTGCGCCGGCACTGACCCTAAAGATCGGCCCTCTAGCCGCCGCCGTCCGGAGTCCGGTGGCGCTGGCGCTGGGGACGAGGTCGGTCGGATCGCTCACCGGCTGCCGGGTGCATCTAGCGTTGGGTGCCTCCAGCCCGGTGATGGTGAATGGCTGGCATGACCGCCGATGGGAACACCACGTACCGGTGATGCGAGAAACCATTGCATGCCTGCGAACGATATTTAGTGGCGCGCGCGCCGACTACAGCGGCCGTCATGTCAGCAGCCGCGGCTTTCGGCTGCGCACTGCGTTACCCGATACCCGAATCGCGGTGGGGGCGTTCGGGCCCGGGATGATCCGTCTGGCCGCTCAGTATGCCGATGAGCTTGTGCTCAACCTTGCCACGCCGGCTCGAGTCGCCGAGGTACGAGACGTCCTCGACGCCGCCGCCGCGGTGGCCGGTCGTGCGGCGCCGCGCCTGACGGTATGGGTGCCGGTCGCCGTTGACGCCGGTGTTGCCGCGCACCGCCAACTGGCGGCCCAGATTTCGGTGTATCTCAGCCCGCCCGGCTACGGAGAAATGTTCAGCGCTCTTGGCTTCGACGACTTGGTGCGCCAGGCCCGGACCGGCGCGACTCGCCGTGAGTTGGCGGCCGTCGTGCCGGTCGAATTGCTCGATCAGGTAGGTGCGTTGGGGACCGCCGATCACATCGCGGCCAAGCTGAGCGCCTACCGGCAGGCCGGTGCCGACTGCATCGCCGTCGTGCCCTCCACAGCCGAAGACCCGGGCGGGCGGGCGGCGCTAGGCGCGGTCACACCACCGCTGGGGTAA
- a CDS encoding LppP/LprE family lipoprotein, producing the protein MGMLGPAGQWGGGIRFASLLVRGGSPVSVRSQAVYVGIPAAVLLVAGRGSGVCGGDTLRVGGAEQEAVFGMGRVGWVVVVVLVGWALSPLCAPVRAAPACGLNLRAPEIQTAVKSLPSLPQSYPWDSNPQSFDPSSNYDPCAVLSAVIISVEGATGSSPELAVFFHNGSYVGIATSKAYAFTTLNAAKTTDDTVALDYKDGRNVCTACPGPITTVRYQWQSDHVAMLDPAPQW; encoded by the coding sequence ATGGGGATGCTCGGGCCGGCCGGTCAGTGGGGTGGGGGCATTCGGTTCGCCTCGCTGCTGGTGCGCGGTGGGTCACCGGTCTCGGTGAGGTCACAAGCGGTATACGTGGGGATACCAGCGGCGGTGTTGTTGGTGGCTGGTCGTGGCAGTGGGGTGTGCGGGGGTGACACACTGCGAGTTGGTGGTGCCGAGCAGGAGGCAGTGTTTGGTATGGGCAGGGTTGGTTGGGTTGTTGTGGTGGTGCTGGTGGGTTGGGCGTTGAGTCCGTTGTGTGCGCCGGTGCGGGCGGCGCCGGCGTGTGGGCTTAATTTGCGTGCGCCGGAGATTCAAACTGCGGTCAAGTCGTTGCCTAGCTTGCCGCAAAGTTATCCGTGGGATTCCAATCCGCAAAGTTTTGACCCGAGTAGTAATTACGATCCGTGTGCGGTGTTGTCGGCGGTGATCATCTCGGTGGAGGGGGCTACCGGTAGTTCGCCGGAGTTGGCGGTGTTTTTTCACAATGGCAGTTATGTGGGAATAGCGACGTCTAAGGCGTATGCGTTCACGACGTTGAATGCGGCCAAGACAACCGATGACACTGTGGCGCTGGATTATAAGGACGGCAGAAACGTGTGCACGGCGTGTCCGGGACCGATCACCACCGTGCGGTACCAGTGGCAAAGTGACCATGTGGCGATGCTGGACCCCGCGCCACAGTGGTAA
- a CDS encoding PE family protein: MSFVFAAPDMLASAAQNVAGIGGSMRAANVAAAASTTGVLSAGADEVSAAVASLFSDYAVQYQSLSMRAAEFHQSFVQALNAAGGSYVGAEAANASPLQTLGSSVLGALNTPTEAIFGRPLIGNGTNGTAASPDGGAGGILFGNGGNGYSFTSGSTQNGGSGGSAGLVGNGGAGGSGFLGGAGGAGGNGGWLAGSGGTGGNGGAVTGAGELGGNGGAGGAAPSLGWGGNGGNGGDSQLGTGGTGGAGGMGGALGAVGGAGGAGGTGMTGGDGGVGGPGGGRFFGVGGAGGVGGTGEVAGGDGGDGGVGGGGLLFGVGGSGGAGGAATDVAGIGGGGGDGGASGVLVGYGQAGAGGVGGFGAGAGGDGGQGGVGAALLGAGVGGFGGVGGAGGDGGAGGAGGQGAAIVGLGTGGVGGVGGFGTSVGGAGGQGGQGAGVWTVSVGGVGGFGGNSFTGTGGDGGAGGNAGGLFSIGIGGDGGNAGSGAGAANGGAGGNVGVTADGTFTQTFVGFGGNGGNGVNGGTGGTGGSGGLLIGEDGTNGSA, from the coding sequence ATGTCGTTTGTTTTCGCAGCTCCGGACATGTTGGCCTCGGCGGCGCAGAATGTGGCAGGCATCGGTGGATCGATGCGCGCGGCGAACGTGGCCGCGGCAGCGTCTACCACCGGGGTGTTGTCCGCCGGCGCTGACGAGGTGTCGGCGGCTGTGGCGTCGCTGTTTAGTGACTACGCGGTGCAGTATCAGTCGCTGAGTATGCGAGCCGCGGAGTTCCATCAAAGTTTTGTCCAAGCGTTGAATGCTGCCGGTGGGTCCTACGTTGGTGCGGAGGCGGCCAATGCTTCGCCGTTACAGACGTTGGGAAGCAGTGTCCTGGGTGCGCTGAACACGCCCACCGAGGCGATTTTCGGGCGTCCGCTGATCGGCAACGGCACGAATGGGACGGCGGCCAGTCCCGACGGTGGCGCCGGCGGGATCTTGTTCGGCAACGGCGGCAACGGCTATAGCTTCACCAGCGGATCCACGCAAAACGGCGGTAGCGGCGGGTCCGCGGGATTGGTCGGCAACGGCGGGGCCGGGGGCAGCGGCTTCCTGGGTGGGGCCGGCGGTGCCGGTGGCAATGGGGGCTGGCTGGCGGGTAGCGGCGGCACCGGCGGCAACGGAGGCGCGGTGACCGGTGCCGGCGAGCTCGGTGGCAATGGTGGGGCCGGAGGCGCCGCCCCGTCGCTGGGCTGGGGCGGCAACGGCGGGAACGGCGGTGACTCGCAACTCGGAACCGGTGGAACCGGCGGGGCCGGCGGGATGGGCGGCGCCCTCGGGGCCGTCGGCGGTGCCGGCGGTGCCGGCGGAACGGGCATGACCGGGGGCGACGGGGGTGTCGGCGGTCCCGGCGGCGGTCGGTTCTTCGGCGTGGGCGGTGCCGGCGGTGTCGGCGGGACGGGTGAGGTCGCCGGCGGTGACGGGGGTGACGGCGGCGTGGGCGGCGGCGGTCTGCTGTTCGGTGTGGGCGGCTCGGGTGGCGCCGGCGGGGCCGCCACCGATGTTGCTGGTATCGGCGGCGGTGGTGGCGACGGTGGGGCCAGCGGCGTTCTAGTCGGCTACGGCCAGGCGGGCGCCGGCGGCGTCGGCGGCTTTGGTGCCGGTGCCGGCGGGGACGGCGGCCAGGGCGGGGTCGGCGCTGCGCTGCTCGGCGCGGGTGTCGGCGGATTCGGCGGTGTGGGTGGTGCCGGCGGCGACGGTGGTGCCGGTGGCGCGGGCGGCCAGGGCGCCGCGATCGTGGGTCTGGGCACCGGTGGTGTCGGTGGTGTCGGCGGCTTCGGCACCAGCGTCGGCGGAGCCGGCGGCCAGGGCGGCCAAGGCGCTGGGGTCTGGACGGTGAGTGTCGGCGGCGTGGGCGGTTTTGGCGGCAACAGCTTCACCGGGACCGGTGGCGATGGTGGTGCCGGCGGCAATGCCGGCGGTTTGTTCAGCATCGGAATCGGTGGCGACGGTGGCAATGCCGGCAGCGGTGCCGGGGCGGCCAACGGCGGTGCCGGCGGCAATGTCGGGGTCACTGCCGACGGCACGTTTACCCAAACGTTCGTCGGCTTCGGCGGTAATGGCGGTAACGGTGTCAACGGCGGGACCGGCGGGACCGGTGGCAGTGGTGGCCTGCTTATCGGCGAAGACGGAACCAACGGTTCGGCTTAG
- a CDS encoding glutamate--cysteine ligase family protein has protein sequence MGDRVDASALVLGQDDEVQRRLLRSVGVLQQMASAGWFTDHEDTMGMEVELDLVDPLGKPRLVNNAVLAYLDRADMQRELGQFNVELNVPARPLRGRVLHTHEHVLADVLNGSAAPTEALGARLIAVGMLPTLSAEHMTAERLSDNPRYALLSRRMRTARHRPFLVRITDAPEPVEFATDSVAPEASATSLQLHLRVPWDRFGAYFNAAQVIAGTQVAVAANAPFLLGRRTWQETRITLLEQLLDSRRPEEVLASAPARVRLGDGWIDGPVELFDHLVRAYPPLFPTLDDEDPDAALEAGSVPALRELRLHNGTVWRWNRPVYDVQGGRPQLRIENRVLPSGPTAVDMVANAAFYYGLVRAIVDSDQAPWQQVPFAVAERDLHRAARHGLAAQLSWQGADHPAKRLAQEVLLPAAAAGLDAWGVDARDRDRYLGVIEARVRSGQTGAVWQTETVYRLEERGLERITALHEMTRRYVENARTGAPVHDWPLP, from the coding sequence GTGGGAGACCGCGTCGATGCGTCGGCACTGGTGCTGGGCCAGGACGATGAGGTGCAACGCAGGCTGTTGCGCAGCGTTGGCGTGCTGCAGCAGATGGCTAGTGCCGGCTGGTTCACCGACCACGAGGACACCATGGGTATGGAGGTGGAACTCGATCTGGTGGACCCGCTGGGCAAGCCCCGGCTGGTCAACAATGCGGTGCTGGCATACCTGGACCGGGCCGACATGCAGCGTGAGCTGGGGCAATTCAACGTCGAACTGAATGTGCCTGCCCGCCCATTGCGGGGTCGCGTGTTGCATACCCACGAACACGTTCTTGCCGACGTACTCAACGGATCCGCGGCGCCGACCGAAGCGCTGGGCGCTCGGCTCATCGCCGTGGGCATGCTGCCCACCCTCAGTGCCGAACACATGACCGCCGAGCGGCTCTCCGATAACCCGCGTTACGCGCTATTGAGCCGGCGCATGCGCACCGCTCGCCACCGCCCTTTCCTCGTGCGCATCACCGACGCGCCCGAGCCGGTGGAATTTGCCACCGATTCGGTAGCTCCGGAGGCCTCCGCGACCAGCCTGCAGCTGCACCTGCGGGTGCCGTGGGATCGATTTGGGGCCTACTTCAATGCCGCGCAGGTGATCGCCGGCACCCAGGTCGCGGTGGCCGCCAATGCACCATTCCTGCTTGGCCGTCGGACCTGGCAGGAGACCCGCATCACGCTGTTGGAGCAGCTGCTCGACTCCCGGCGCCCCGAGGAGGTGCTGGCCAGCGCGCCGGCCCGGGTCCGGCTCGGGGACGGCTGGATCGACGGCCCGGTGGAATTGTTCGACCACCTGGTCCGGGCTTATCCGCCACTGTTTCCGACGCTGGACGATGAGGATCCCGACGCCGCTCTCGAGGCGGGATCCGTGCCGGCGCTGCGTGAGCTTCGGCTGCACAACGGCACCGTTTGGCGCTGGAACCGCCCCGTCTATGACGTCCAGGGCGGCCGCCCGCAACTGCGCATCGAGAATCGGGTGCTGCCAAGCGGACCGACCGCCGTGGACATGGTCGCCAACGCCGCCTTCTATTACGGACTGGTCCGAGCGATCGTCGATAGCGATCAGGCCCCGTGGCAACAGGTCCCGTTCGCGGTCGCCGAGCGCGATCTGCACCGCGCGGCACGCCACGGGTTGGCCGCGCAGCTGAGTTGGCAGGGCGCTGACCACCCGGCCAAGCGGCTCGCCCAGGAGGTGCTCCTGCCCGCGGCCGCGGCCGGACTCGACGCGTGGGGCGTGGATGCGCGCGACCGCGACCGCTATCTGGGCGTCATCGAAGCGCGGGTGCGCAGCGGCCAGACCGGCGCTGTTTGGCAAACCGAGACGGTGTACCGCCTCGAGGAGCGGGGATTGGAACGCATCACGGCGCTGCATGAGATGACCCGACGGTATGTCGAAAACGCACGCACCGGGGCTCCGGTCCACGACTGGCCGCTACCATGA
- a CDS encoding arylsulfatase has product MPDLGRGAGSGYELESGIDIHRTGGTGILGTHGLYRQQGDVTMTPEATRTFDRTTLPLPDTSTGGKAGRTVAESVMPTITTIRPPLNAPNVVVVLLDDVGFGATATFGGPVPSPTGDGLAQEGLRYNRFHTTALCSPTRAALLTGRNHHAVNTGNVIDWATGYDGYNSIIPKSAATIAETLRLNGYSTAAFGKWHNTPMWEVSPAGPFDRWPTHMGFEEFYGFMGGEAHQYNPGLYHGTTPIERPEHMADYHLTTDLADRMIDWLHRQRSISPDRPFFVYWAPGATHAPHHVAPRWSDPFHGRFDLGWDRLREETFAHQKRLGVIPADAELTPRHESIPAWDGLTADRQRIASRLMEIYAGFLAHTDHEIGRIVTALKDASVWDNTLFLYIIGDNGAAPAGGIYGVFNEMMALNGLDEDVAVVLSKMDEFGGPKASNEYPVGFAWSMCTPFQFTKQFASHFGGTRNPMIVTWPQRIADRGGLRSQFHHVIDIAPTILEAAGIPAPTIVNGVTQKPYDGISLAYTFDDADAQDRRRTQYFEITGTRGIYHENWIACTYHSKIKWSRGPLPAFSDDRWELYDLSHDYSQAVDLSAQHPDKLAELQALFDTEAERNGVFPLDDRGPVRAIGARPSILGERTSISFGRGAIRMPEDIIRSTFNRSYSIAAAIDTPGGAPVAGVLLAAGGYFAGLSLYVQNGLLRFTYNYFGSTYTTVTAAELLPAGKATVAVEFDYDGGGLGKGGVARLVLNGRHVGESRIERTVPFGFSADEGVDIGLDGGTPAADTYRGSFPFNGTINEVTIQLR; this is encoded by the coding sequence GTGCCAGACCTTGGACGCGGCGCCGGTTCGGGATACGAATTGGAAAGCGGCATCGACATCCACCGTACGGGCGGCACAGGCATACTGGGCACCCACGGTCTTTATCGGCAGCAAGGTGACGTAACCATGACGCCAGAAGCGACACGCACGTTCGATCGCACCACACTGCCACTGCCCGACACCTCGACCGGCGGTAAGGCGGGACGAACGGTTGCTGAGTCGGTGATGCCGACCATCACTACCATCCGGCCACCGCTGAACGCCCCCAATGTGGTGGTCGTGTTGCTCGATGATGTGGGGTTCGGGGCAACCGCGACATTCGGTGGTCCGGTTCCGTCACCGACCGGCGATGGGTTGGCACAGGAAGGTTTGCGGTATAACAGATTTCACACCACCGCCCTGTGCTCTCCCACGCGCGCCGCATTGCTCACCGGCCGCAACCACCATGCGGTCAACACCGGCAACGTCATCGACTGGGCCACCGGATACGACGGCTACAACAGCATCATCCCCAAATCGGCCGCCACCATCGCCGAAACGTTGCGGCTCAACGGCTACAGCACCGCGGCATTCGGCAAATGGCACAACACCCCGATGTGGGAGGTAAGCCCGGCCGGCCCCTTCGACCGCTGGCCCACGCATATGGGCTTCGAGGAGTTCTACGGCTTCATGGGCGGTGAAGCCCACCAATACAATCCCGGTCTCTATCACGGTACGACGCCAATCGAGCGTCCCGAACACATGGCGGACTACCACCTGACCACCGATCTCGCCGACCGGATGATCGACTGGTTACATCGACAGCGCTCGATCTCGCCGGACCGGCCGTTTTTCGTCTATTGGGCACCCGGCGCGACCCACGCGCCGCACCACGTCGCGCCGCGCTGGAGCGATCCCTTTCACGGCCGTTTCGACCTAGGCTGGGACAGGCTGCGCGAGGAAACGTTCGCTCATCAAAAGCGGCTCGGAGTGATCCCCGCCGATGCCGAATTGACGCCACGCCATGAGTCCATTCCGGCGTGGGACGGCCTCACGGCGGATAGACAGCGCATCGCGTCCCGGCTGATGGAAATCTACGCTGGCTTTCTGGCGCACACCGACCACGAAATCGGGCGGATCGTCACGGCTCTCAAGGACGCATCGGTGTGGGACAACACCCTGTTCCTCTACATCATCGGTGACAACGGCGCGGCCCCCGCGGGCGGAATCTACGGTGTCTTTAACGAGATGATGGCGCTGAACGGACTCGATGAAGACGTCGCCGTGGTGCTGTCGAAGATGGACGAATTCGGCGGGCCCAAGGCCAGCAACGAGTATCCGGTCGGATTCGCCTGGTCGATGTGCACGCCGTTTCAGTTCACCAAGCAGTTCGCCAGTCACTTTGGCGGCACCCGCAACCCGATGATCGTGACCTGGCCGCAGCGAATCGCCGACCGGGGTGGGCTGCGCTCCCAGTTCCACCACGTCATCGACATCGCCCCCACAATCCTGGAGGCAGCCGGCATCCCGGCGCCGACCATTGTCAACGGTGTGACCCAAAAACCTTACGACGGCATCAGTTTGGCGTACACGTTCGATGATGCCGACGCCCAGGATCGCCGTCGCACCCAGTACTTTGAGATCACCGGAACCCGCGGTATCTATCACGAGAATTGGATCGCGTGCACCTACCACAGCAAGATCAAATGGAGCAGGGGCCCACTGCCGGCGTTTTCCGATGACCGCTGGGAGCTCTATGACCTATCCCACGATTACAGCCAGGCCGTGGATCTGTCCGCTCAGCACCCTGACAAGCTCGCCGAACTGCAGGCGCTGTTCGACACCGAAGCCGAACGCAACGGCGTCTTTCCGCTCGACGACCGCGGGCCCGTCCGCGCAATCGGTGCCCGACCCAGCATTCTGGGCGAGCGGACGTCAATCTCCTTCGGCCGCGGCGCTATCCGCATGCCCGAAGACATCATCCGCAGCACGTTCAACCGGTCGTATTCGATCGCCGCGGCAATCGACACCCCCGGGGGCGCACCCGTGGCGGGTGTCTTGCTGGCCGCCGGTGGCTACTTCGCCGGGCTCTCGCTGTACGTGCAGAACGGGCTGCTCAGGTTCACCTACAACTATTTCGGCTCCACCTACACCACCGTCACCGCGGCTGAGCTCCTCCCCGCCGGCAAAGCCACGGTAGCGGTCGAATTCGACTACGACGGCGGCGGTCTAGGCAAGGGCGGGGTGGCCAGATTGGTGCTCAACGGTCGCCATGTCGGCGAGTCACGTATCGAACGCACTGTGCCTTTTGGGTTCAGCGCCGACGAAGGAGTTGACATCGGTCTGGACGGCGGCACGCCCGCGGCGGACACCTATCGGGGCAGCTTCCCGTTCAACGGCACCATCAACGAGGTCACGATCCAGCTGCGATGA
- a CDS encoding DUF808 domain-containing protein, with the protein MSAGLFGLLDDVAALARLAAASVDDIGSAAGRATAKAAGVVIDDTAVTPQFVRGITAERELPIIERIACGSLRNKLVFILPGAMLLSQFAPWLLSPILMLGATYLCYEGAEKLWDAIAGHGPGVVRPQAEQQVVTGAIRTDFILSAEIMVIALSEVVDVAFLPRLVVLIVVALVITAAVYGVVAAIVKMDDVGLRLAQTSSRLGRKLGRALVAGMPGLLSAISAVGTVAMLWVGGHILLVGSDQVGWHTPYSMVHHLEELVRHAVGSGGAVLAWLVNTGVSAVLGAVVGVALVACVRLLSLRR; encoded by the coding sequence ATGAGCGCAGGGCTGTTCGGACTCCTGGACGACGTCGCGGCACTGGCGCGGCTGGCCGCGGCATCGGTCGACGACATCGGTTCGGCCGCCGGCCGAGCGACCGCCAAGGCGGCCGGAGTGGTCATCGACGACACCGCGGTAACGCCACAATTCGTGCGCGGCATCACCGCCGAGCGCGAGTTGCCCATCATCGAACGCATTGCGTGCGGATCGCTGCGCAACAAGCTCGTGTTCATCCTGCCCGGCGCGATGCTGCTCAGTCAGTTCGCGCCATGGCTGCTGAGCCCAATCTTGATGCTCGGCGCTACCTATCTGTGCTACGAAGGCGCGGAGAAGCTGTGGGACGCCATCGCCGGACATGGGCCCGGCGTTGTGCGGCCGCAAGCCGAACAGCAGGTTGTCACCGGGGCTATCCGCACGGACTTCATCCTGTCGGCCGAGATCATGGTGATCGCCCTCAGCGAGGTGGTCGACGTGGCTTTCCTGCCCCGGCTGGTCGTTCTCATCGTGGTCGCGCTGGTGATCACCGCTGCGGTCTACGGGGTCGTGGCCGCGATCGTCAAGATGGACGATGTCGGGCTGCGGCTCGCCCAGACGTCGTCCCGGTTGGGGCGGAAGCTGGGCCGCGCACTGGTCGCCGGGATGCCCGGCTTGCTGTCCGCTATCTCAGCGGTGGGAACCGTGGCGATGCTCTGGGTGGGTGGCCACATCCTGTTGGTGGGCAGCGATCAGGTCGGCTGGCATACCCCCTACAGCATGGTTCATCATCTCGAGGAGCTGGTGCGCCACGCTGTCGGCTCTGGCGGGGCAGTGTTGGCCTGGCTGGTCAACACCGGCGTATCGGCGGTGCTTGGCGCGGTAGTTGGTGTGGCGCTCGTCGCGTGCGTGCGTCTATTGTCGTTGCGCCGGTGA
- a CDS encoding nucleoside triphosphate pyrophosphohydrolase, protein MTVVLVDPRHPSLVPMEAIKLLRDEVQYTEELPAAVARLLPAGRPVHSGNDATVLLSSDPTHPAVTARLAAGDRLISAPHPRCGQRLLNAVAVIDQLRTAGRWEAEQTNDSFRRYLLTETYALLDAISSGDSDQMREELANLLLHVLFHARIAEDSLRPPFTIDDVADALMRKLGNRRAGVLAGESLSFEEQLGQWVKGKTAEKPRSSVMQGLFHHQPALALAQKVIERAGRAGLPMDLIPATITSIVMSPDVDAESQLRTAVLEFMDTVRRIEGAINASRHRPDDTQGRTPLGAITEQEWRAFWPSAGAGPGDTADHPSEHGRDEERGGAGPSPAQRQ, encoded by the coding sequence ATGACTGTCGTCCTGGTCGATCCACGTCACCCTTCACTGGTGCCGATGGAAGCCATCAAACTGTTGCGCGACGAAGTGCAGTACACCGAGGAATTGCCGGCCGCCGTGGCTCGGCTGCTACCCGCGGGGCGCCCCGTCCACTCTGGGAACGACGCTACCGTGTTGTTGTCGTCCGATCCCACACATCCCGCGGTTACCGCTCGGCTGGCCGCCGGGGACCGGCTGATCTCGGCGCCACACCCGCGCTGCGGTCAGCGGCTTCTCAACGCAGTTGCGGTGATTGACCAACTGCGCACAGCGGGCCGGTGGGAGGCAGAGCAGACCAACGACTCGTTTCGCCGCTATCTGCTGACGGAGACCTATGCACTGCTGGATGCCATAAGCAGCGGCGATTCAGACCAGATGCGCGAAGAGCTCGCCAACCTCCTACTGCACGTGCTGTTTCATGCTCGGATTGCCGAGGACTCCCTACGACCGCCATTCACCATCGACGACGTCGCCGACGCGCTGATGCGGAAGCTGGGCAACCGGCGCGCGGGCGTCCTCGCTGGTGAATCGCTCTCATTCGAAGAACAGCTAGGTCAGTGGGTGAAAGGCAAGACCGCAGAAAAGCCGCGAAGCTCGGTGATGCAGGGCCTATTTCACCATCAACCCGCATTAGCTCTAGCGCAGAAGGTGATTGAACGAGCCGGTCGAGCCGGCCTGCCCATGGACTTGATCCCGGCCACGATCACCTCCATCGTGATGTCACCCGACGTCGATGCGGAAAGCCAGCTGCGCACCGCGGTTTTGGAGTTCATGGATACGGTCCGCCGTATCGAGGGGGCCATCAACGCCAGCCGCCACCGACCCGATGACACCCAAGGACGGACTCCGCTTGGCGCGATCACCGAGCAAGAGTGGCGGGCTTTCTGGCCGTCCGCCGGTGCCGGACCCGGCGACACCGCCGACCATCCAAGCGAGCACGGTCGAGATGAAGAGCGCGGCGGCGCAGGACCATCACCGGCGCAACGACAATAG